The following proteins are encoded in a genomic region of Schistocerca nitens isolate TAMUIC-IGC-003100 unplaced genomic scaffold, iqSchNite1.1 HiC_scaffold_511, whole genome shotgun sequence:
- the LOC126232431 gene encoding serine/arginine repetitive matrix protein 1-like, whose product MARHCDMPMRCVRCGEKHKYEECPVPQGEGKEKCCNCAGAHPASYLGCPEFRKARDRLRGKHPQTTGAKLRAAPPPPPPPPSRYPRPTASRVFQSRTYSSTVSAPPRPPPHNQVPVNGESPREAPPYSLEPSLRDTTQNVSVEQLAATVKALQAQTEDGRREKPTTKKRRRRRRRRKRASAETPETPNKAAAPRHNARPAPPPASGRGGGGGPPREQEGRHSASSSGVGNIEALMEEAESRFRMALHAEMEAACHLLREALALRLQCDGPTAHTSASAATQTEDTTTKKKRMVINRASQTTDGASTIPTEASVRVDEGTQTSSKRCKRHRGAQTETTDAVSIGTQTEVAATEPTRSPWKLHKIETTTSSQPLTPSSPSPGVEDLRVREERKRREREAEHEAALAHRERQRQLQWRLRLGK is encoded by the exons ATGGCTAGGCACTGTGACATGCCAATGAGGTGTGTTAGGTGCGGCGAAAAGCACAAGTACGAGGAATGCCCGGTACCGCAGGGGGAGGGCAAGGAGAAGTGCTGCAATTGTGCTGGCGCGCATCCTGCCAGCTACCTGGGGTGCCCGGAATTCCGTAAAGCTAGGGACCGCCTAAGGGGAAAGCACCCACAGACAACAGGGGCTAAGCTTCGCGCCgcacctccaccacctccaccaccaccaagccGATATCCAAGACCCACAGCGTCAAGGGTATTTCAATCTCGGACATACTCGTCAACGGTCAGTGCCCCACCTCGCCCTCCTCCACACAACCAGGTTCCTGTCAACGGAGAATCGCCTAGGGAAGCCCCCCCCTACTCACTAGAGCCCAGTCTGCGTGACACGACACAGAACGTCTCGGTGGAACAACTGGCAGCAACAGTAAAGGCCCTTCAGGCTCAG ACAGAAGACGGCCGCCGCGAGAAGCCGACAAcgaagaagaggaggagaaggaggaggaggcggaagCGCGCCAGCGCTGAAACCCCCGAGACGCCGAACAAAGCAGCAGCGCCTCGCCACAACGCGCGGCCGGCCCCTCCACCCGCCAGTGGCAGAGGTGGTGGGGGGGGGCCCCCGCGCGAGCAGGAGGGACGTCACTCAGCAAGCAGCAGCGGTGTGGGCAACATCGAAGCGCTGATGGAGGAAGCGGAGTCACGCTTCCGGATGGCCCTACACGCGGAGATGGAGGCTGCCTGCCACCTGCTGAGGGAAGCCTTGGCTCTGCGCCTTCAATGTGATGGGCCGACGGCACACACCAGCGCGTCCGCGGCCACGCAGACCGAAGACACCACCACAAAGAAAAAGAGGATGGTGATCAACCGCGCCAGTCAGACCACCGACGGCGCCTCAACCATCCCCACAGAAGCCAGCGTGCGTGTCGATGAGGGCACCCAGACGTCGTCCAAACGGTGCAAGCGCCATCGAGGCGCCCAAACCGAGACGACGGATGCGGTGTCCATCGGCACGCAAACGGAAGTGGCAGCCACGGAGCCCACCAGGTCTCCATGGAAGCTGCACAAAATCGAGACGACAACGAGCAGCCAACCTCTCACGCCGAGCTCTCCCTCCCCAGGGGTAGAGGACCTCAGAGtgagagaagaaaggaaaagaagagagCGAGAGGCGGAACACGAAGCCGCCCTTGCCCACCGGGAACGACAGCGCCAACTTCAATGGCGCCTCCGTCTCGGTAAATAA